GCTTGTCTGGATCTGCGGTTAAGGTGACTGGGGTATGGCTATGCCAGAATTCCATCTGACGATTCAGCGTGACAGGATTGCAGTGCAAGCCATCCAGCGTCTCAGCTACCAGTTGAATGAGGTTAACCTCCTGAAGCTGTAAGGTTTTGGGTTTGGCGTAGAGCAGAATTTGATTGAGTAAGCGCTGCAGGCGTTCGCTGTCTGCCAGGGCCAGAGCTAGGCGTTCCCTGGCTGGTGCGGAAAGATCCTGGCGCTGGCAGTAATCTAACCATATCCAGAGGGTAGTTAGTGGATTACGAATTTCGTGGACAATGCTGGCTGCCAGTGCCCCGACGGTTGCCAGGTGCTCTTTTTCAGCAAGCTGCTGTTGTAGCGATCGCATTTCCTTTTCATAACGGGCCACTTCAGCAGAGAGTGCCTGTTCACGCCTGTTCATGCATGGTATAGACACTACCAAACCTCGGCTAAGTTCATTAAACGGGCGATCGCTGTCTCGGTGGCTTGTTGCTGCATCTCGCCTCCCATACCCTGATAGGGCACCTCAACATAGTCCACCTCTTGAATGCCCAGAAAATTTAGGATGAACTGGAGGTAAGGCACACAAAAATCCATGGACCCTGCTGGAGTTTCAAGAGCATAACTGCCAGTGCGAGAACTGATAATGAGCGCTTTCTTTTCGGTGAGTAAACCATTAAAGGTGGATGTATCGCGGTTGTAATCAACGGTGCGACCCATGCGAATAACATTGTCAAAGTAGGCTTTCAGATGGGCCGGAATGCCAAAGTTATACATGGGGACTCC
Above is a window of Candidatus Obscuribacterales bacterium DNA encoding:
- a CDS encoding ATP-binding protein — encoded protein: MNRREQALSAEVARYEKEMRSLQQQLAEKEHLATVGALAASIVHEIRNPLTTLWIWLDYCQRQDLSAPARERLALALADSERLQRLLNQILLYAKPKTLQLQEVNLIQLVAETLDGLHCNPVTLNRQMEFWHSHTPVTLTADPDKLKQVLINLLTNACEAVSDGDRIDISVEVIGGDRMCLQIHNGGIPISAEQLPKLTEPFYTTKATGTGLGLAIVQQIIEAHAGTLQIASSASGGTTVTVTLPNHTSIPEVSHAVAQ
- a CDS encoding NAD(P)H-dependent oxidoreductase — its product is DLGQQPPALITADWVAANQTPAQDQTEDTKALLAESDALIAELYGCDRMVLGVPMYNFGIPAHLKAYFDNVIRMGRTVDYNRDTSTFNGLLTEKKALIISSRTGSYALETPAGSMDFCVPYLQFILNFLGIQEVDYVEVPYQGMGGEMQQQATETAIARLMNLAEVW